TCCTCACACTTGGTTACTAGTACCTGAGACCAAGTTGCAATCTGAGTTGGGCTGGGGCCCAGATTATATTTAGTGGGCTACTGTAGTATTACAGTGGATCAGATCAGCTAACCCTAACCTTGCTCCTGACCATGCCTGCTCATTACTGGTGTTGGTGTTCTCTCTTGTTTGGATCTGTTATCTTGGATCTGTTTGGACCAGCTTTAAATTTCTTGAGGTCTATTCAGATCAGGTTGGACCATTTCAGATTGGGTCCCACAATCAAAATGAATATATAACTGGGTCTATTCAGTTCTATACTTCAGATCTACTCTAAGATGCTACACCCAATTCAGGACTGAGTAAACACATAAATTCATCAAAGTAACATAAAATGAGTCTTTGcaaagtttatcagtttattagtGTTATCTACCAGCATTACAGGCACTGCTAGAATTATGTGAATGTTGTTCAGTCTTGAGAATATTCACATAGCACCCATTTAGAGAAAAATACACTGATTAAGATGTTCTTTTGCAGAcctggaaaaaatgaaaaattgaattTTGCACAATATTTCAGTGGAAGTTTTGCCCCATAATGAAGCAACAAATGAAATTAGATCAGAACTGATCAGTATGATGGAAAAACAAGCTAACAGGATCAACAATTTGTTTAATGTGATAGAGCTAATCAACTCAGGCTGAGCGACTGCAGTGTATCCACTGTGTGTTATGTGAGTGTTAGCTGCTATTGGTGATAATGACAGAGGTGCCTTTGTGTCCCGGGGTCTGCTCTGCCGGTATGCGGAGGTGTGGGGTCATATCGTAGTGGGTGGGGCCGGTGCTGGCTGACGTGCAGTAGCCCCGGAGGCTCTCTGGGTCATAGAGGTGCTCCAGAGCGTAGCCTGTCAGGGAGTAGGCTGTATGCTTGTCCAAATAGGGCCGTGGGTGGGTGTGGGAGGGGTAGAGGGCTGGGGGCAGAGTGGGTGAAGCCGAGCACGGGCCAGACCGACCAAACGGGTGGTGTAATGGCAAAGAAAGCGGGGACAGGTCTGTCTGGAGGTAGTCTTTGGGCTTGTGGAGGCGCTCAGACCCTGGACTGCTAAGTCTGGATAGAGGGGTGGGGCTATTTGCAGGACTAATCACCTGACTCAACCCTCGACACACCACGGACTGCAGTGGTAGGGGCCCTTGAGTATACTCAGGAGAAAAGCACGGACCAGGGCCCTTGGGCAGTCCATTGGTCGATCCAAGTGGGGAGTCTGGAGGGCCTTTGCGCAGCTGAAGTCGACTCTCTTCCTCCTTGATCATCTGCTGTGTGGCTCGGATCAGTGTCTCAATCTTGCTGGGTTCCTGTGGGCTGCAGTGGTAGTGGTCAGCTCGGTACCGATCCCCTGAGTCACTGACTGAGCCTGCGTCTGGAGAGCTGACCACGCTGTCCTCATCCCAGTGGCCCCggcctgcacaaacacacaatgccAAGAATCAATATCATTCTTGGCAGCTATGGCTGCTCTTAGCTTCCTCATGTCCCTCTTAATCCCGCAGGGTTTTTGGTATcaacaaatgaaatcaaatctgATGCTTGTTACATGGTGCGACAGCAGCATATAATGCATAAAGTGTTTACTGTATTGACTGTCATGGATTGAGACAACACTACCACTCAACAACTCCAATCTATCAGGGTCTCTGGACAAAGCAAAGGTAGAAGAATACTGTCTGTCAGCAGGTTCTGTCTAAAACTATATAGGCTCCAGGAGCTCATATACTTCAGTCTCTACAATGGGCAGGACCCAGGTCTTAGTACTCACCATTACAGCTGTGGATGGCTGTGATGTGCGGCATGTTGCTGTCATATCCATCGTGGTTCTCCAAAGAGGTCTTGCTTAGTGGTAGGATGGACCGGGTGGTGCCCCACAACACATCCCTGCTGGGTGGAGGTGCTCCAAGAAAATATCGCCCCGCCTCACAGCGACCCCGCTCACAACTCTGACCTTGGCCATGTGTGTGGAGGTTTGTATGGTGCTGCTCTTCAGACGGGCTGTAGCAGAGTGTGCGAGGATCAGTGAACTGCCTGTACACACAGGAGGCATCCAGGCCTTCACTTTGCTCCAGCAGCTGAGGGGAGGCTGAGTCGGTGAGGGGGCTGCTGCCCCACGGACTGTCCTGGTCAGACTCTGACCGCTCCGTCTGGAAACTAGGATACTGCAGCGAGAAATGTAGGTagggggaaagaaaagaggtaaCAGAAAGTCTTTAAATGGGGGGTGGCACAATTACTGAGAGCCTCAGCTCAACAGCAACTGTTACCATGTTTCTGGATGTTTGACATGgacaaaagcaaaagaaacagCTCTTTAGGACACTGCAGCCACCATGAGCTCCTCTGTTCAACTTTTTGTCACAATTTATTTGTCATGATGATGCAAATGCCATAAAATTGCTCAGATGTGGGAAAACAGCAACACTTTCACAAACACATCTCATGggacaagaaacacaagcagacagTAAAACAGTCTGTAAACAGAATCCCACATTaatcaaaatgaaattattacCCAATCTGCctgttgtaaacatccatcTCAGTTTACAATGCAACTTTGATTTGTCATACTGGCAGTCGTGGTACGCACATGTTTTCCTGTGAAACGAGGGATTATTACCaactttcagttttacctccaaataaagtacatctatcaattttctgctgcttatcgCAGTCATCCCTCTTCCCAGCCACATCCTCCACTTCTTAGATCCTGGGGTGTTTTTCAAACTGTACGGGATAAACAAACCCTCAGATGCCCAGACCTCTTCAGCTGATTCCATGTGATGTGATGAAGCTCACCTGAGACTGCTGTAATCTGTCATTAAATATCAGCATCACATCATGTGTGTGAGTTGAAGCTACAAAATGACAATCCGGTAAACCCTCACCTGTGTGTATGGCGACAGTCTAGCTTTGGTCTTGAACCGGGATACTTTGCTCTTAGGAGTTCTGCAGTTGTtgctggtggtgctgctgctgtaaggGAAAGAGGACTTGGATGTGGCCTGGTCCAGAGAAAGCTGGAGGCCTTTATACTCTGTCTCCctaaagacacaaacataacaGGTGGTGAATTCACAGCAATATTGTTGATGCTCTGCATGTCATGCCATATATTGCATATAGGATTTAATATGGTGTACAATTACACAAAGAGAGATCCCCGTTAGCTGGAAATGCTATTTATTAAAGAACACAAACAGCTCGTGTGTACCTGCGTGTTTGCTTTTACTCTAGGTGCAAAAACCCATTAACATCTGTTTAGGAATTAGAGCCTCATCATTGTGCTGAGAAGGCCAGCATGTGGggagatgtgtgtttgtacttctgtgtgtatgtgtgtgagtgtgaatgctggaaggggtgggggtgtgcTGAGAGGGCTGGAACGGCTGTTGGGATGCTTGTTTTACCAGAAGGATTGCAGCAAGGCCCTCAACAAACACTCTACAGAGGGAAGGCTGTCCAATCAAATACACTGGGAGATTAAAGGCTATGTCTGGCTAAATCAGGCCCATAGGAGAAGCTTGGACGTCTCACTACTGGGAAATTGGAATTGATTTCTCGCTAAAGTGTTCTACAGATCTTACAATGGATGATGAATCAAGTTTGAGACAACAGAAAAGGACAGGGTTTACTGGAGACCAATAGTGATCCATTTTCACACATCTCCCCTCTGTCTCAATCTCtcaccacacaaacaaaaacacaaattcatacATACATGCAGAAGATGGCTGCCTCAGTGTGTTGGTGCGCGTTGTGTTCTTAGCCTTACTTCTActtctctatatctgtctttgtttactatcactgttATTTAGCACCTATAttccaagacaaattccttgtatgttCAAACTTACttaataaagtctgattctgattctgattctgatttgtATCTGCTACATTTAAAGACAGTCCTAAAATATCAcatacgaggtatggctattaaataatgagactgcgcttatgaggataaaaccatgtggttcacagtcacactgagtgttacAGTATGTATTAAAGGCtgggtattcacacacaacttccaataagtgacgtctttagttcactgctagctgctgattgaagtgcatgtgtttttgctaaggtGTTGGAAAATaattagcttaaaagttgagcaacgATTAACTTGAAaattttggtgaaattgaacaaaacagcagctgaatcttttcgTACATTGTATgaggaacactgcatgtcacatgcacgtgtgtttgaatggcacaaaagatgttgtgaaggcagagagggtGTCCCAGACGATGGATGTTCTGGGTGCCTGTGCACATCGAAAACTCcggaaaacattcaacaaactgaacaaatcatTTGAATTGATCGACAACTCAGTAtgagaatgagagcagaaatggtctccattgataaagagacagtttgtcatttgaacatgacaaaagtcaTCACTTCAAATCACTTTGTTAAGACAACGTGCCAGCTCACACTGCACTCTctgtaaagcagtttctggcccaaaaacaaatcacagtgcttgatcaccctccctgttcacctcatctagcaccgtgtgactttttcctttttcctaagacCAAATCTGAGCTCAAAGGAACACaatttgagtctgtgtcagaagttcTGATAAGTGGGAGACCTGACTGCAGCAGTGTGATGATGCAAaaggggagtatgttgaaggagaaagacactggaAAATGTTTGTTCAATAAAGTGTACTACAGCATAGTCTTGttttttaatagccataccttgtaGATCAATAGAGTACCTCTACTCTTACTATGATACTGGCAGGCcagaaattatgttttgttGATATCAGGTTAATcattttttttgcagttttacaCTGATTTTAGAAAGTCAAGATTATTTAAAGtgcatttcacacacatttgtaagCATGAACCTAGAAGGAATCCACGAGTGAACAAACCATAACTGCAAAGTCTTCCATACAGGTCACAGGGCCCACTAAATGGTTTgctgagtatgaaaatgatgtgaatcacaTGCTATTGCCTTTATAGTCATCAGATCTCGACTGAACACCTACAGGAGATTTTGGAGCATTGTGTTTGTGAGATTCTCTACCACCATCACCAACTGGGGAAATATTTTGAGAGAATACTGTTCATCCATCACACAGACTTCCACAAACTCATCCAGAATCTATGAAGGAACACTGAGCTGTTCAGGAGGATCATGGTGGAACTACATCTTACAAAGACTTTTAATGCTGGTTTATGTTCATCTGTGATTGACACATAAGTAATTCAGTAgtgtattatttaaatattattttatttcagtagtGTATTAGTTGAATTGTTTGGACTGTTTACCcagagaaagtgaaaagtgTCATGACAATTTCCTAGAACACTAATAACATCTTGATATCTCTTTATTTAATTTCTCGTCAAATAGGACAAAGAGAAGTAGTGCAAAATAAATGATGCAGAAGCTGGAGTAGGTGTTTGGCATACCAGCCTGAAAAATGATTGAAACAACTGATCGATTATCCAGAGTACTTGCTCATGAATTGTCTGCCAACTAACTGTTTCTGCTCTAACCTATCATGTACATGAATAAGACTGTTGGTGGATTATACAAACACTCGGGTCAATACATTTATTGATTTCAGACAcctggtgaacacacacacatttaacgCAGAGCCTGTTAGGTCTGTGTTTCAATGGATTGTTGCTAGTGGTTATGGGCCCAGTGGCCTAGTGATTGGGGCACAAGCCACATGACCACAATGCCCCCCATTTGATTCCCAGTCAGGGAACCTTTGTTGCATATCATAcccttttctctttgtctgactctcaagtaaagaaaaaaaatgcctaaATAATAATGTTGAAAATATGTAATTAGAACTAGCCAGTTTTGTCAGCTAAATATCTTACTACTCTTCAGATctcttctgtcttcctcttgAGGTGTCTCAGCTCCCAGGCTGGGAATCTAGGCTTTAAAGGACTTTTAATATAACGGAAACAAGTAAGGCCCtgtcctgtctttgttttacacACGTATACATACACTGTTAAGCTCAGTAAATGTATCAAAATTAAGACTTATCAATGAAAGTATTTATATAGCACACAGACATTGTATTCACTTAAACAGACAAGGATGAAGTGCGTGCGTGAGACAGTAGAGTGACAAGCATATTCTGAGCTAGAATAGAACACAATAGCACTGATTAAAAAGACAGTATAAGCGTTGTGAGAGTCGTGGTTATGTGCTTTTGGTACAGGCATGCCCTTACTTGAAGAATTGCTAAATCACTTTGTGGTAGCAGTGGCAGGTCCATAGACCCTGGACAGGAGGTGCAGAGgttatcagagatgaacacacagTGGGAGTTCACATGCAGGTGAAGTGCCCTTATCACCTGTATTATCCCTGGCTATACACACTAAAGCTGCCAGGTAAACCACCTCTGCTTCTGATAACAACACTTAACAAAAGCCTACCTCCaactgtctgtcttttgtccCATGTATTATGCAGACAAAAAGCACACTGCCTCATTTCCACCATCACTGTGTGGCTTAATCCATAAAGCATCTCAAAAAGATTTACAAAACCAGGACAAGGAGAGCGGGAGGGTAATACGGCTTCATTCTGCCGACAGCAAGCTGGAGCCCATAAACCATCATCAAGTTTACTGCCTATCAATTAAAAGGCCATAAACGCAAACCTGTTATGGATTTGATGTAGGAGGTAGAGGAAATGTGTGTCAAGCTGTTC
The window above is part of the Lates calcarifer isolate ASB-BC8 linkage group LG15, TLL_Latcal_v3, whole genome shotgun sequence genome. Proteins encoded here:
- the sim1a gene encoding single-minded homolog 1-A → MKEKSKNAARTRREKENSEFYELAKLLPLPSAITSQLDKASIIRLTTSYLRMRIVFPEGLGESWGHVSRSSSLDGVSQELGSHLLQTLDGFIFVVAPDGKIMYISETASVHLGLSQVELTGNSIYEYIHPADHDEMTAVLTAHQPYHSHFVQEYEMERSFFLRMKCVLAKRNAGLTCGGYKVIHCSGYLKIRQYSLDMSPFDGCYQNIGLVAVGHSLPPSAVTEIKLHSNMFMFRASLDMKLIFLDSRVAELTGYEPQDLIEKTLYHHVHSCDSFHLRCAHHLLLVKGQVTTKYYRFLAKQGGWVWVQSYATIVHNSRSSRPHCIVSVNYVLTETEYKGLQLSLDQATSKSSFPYSSSTTSNNCRTPKSKVSRFKTKARLSPYTQYPSFQTERSESDQDSPWGSSPLTDSASPQLLEQSEGLDASCVYRQFTDPRTLCYSPSEEQHHTNLHTHGQGQSCERGRCEAGRYFLGAPPPSRDVLWGTTRSILPLSKTSLENHDGYDSNMPHITAIHSCNGRGHWDEDSVVSSPDAGSVSDSGDRYRADHYHCSPQEPSKIETLIRATQQMIKEEESRLQLRKGPPDSPLGSTNGLPKGPGPCFSPEYTQGPLPLQSVVCRGLSQVISPANSPTPLSRLSSPGSERLHKPKDYLQTDLSPLSLPLHHPFGRSGPCSASPTLPPALYPSHTHPRPYLDKHTAYSLTGYALEHLYDPESLRGYCTSASTGPTHYDMTPHLRIPAEQTPGHKGTSVIITNSS